The Brasilonema sennae CENA114 genome includes a region encoding these proteins:
- a CDS encoding PetM family cytochrome b6-f complex subunit 7, producing the protein MSGEMLNAALLSFGLIFVGWALGALLLKVQGGEEESL; encoded by the coding sequence ATGAGCGGCGAAATGTTGAATGCAGCTTTGTTGTCCTTCGGATTAATCTTTGTAGGCTGGGCTTTAGGCGCTTTGTTGCTCAAAGTTCAGGGTGGAGAAGAGGAATCGCTGTAA